In a single window of the Nicotiana tomentosiformis chromosome 8, ASM39032v3, whole genome shotgun sequence genome:
- the LOC138897948 gene encoding uncharacterized protein: MGLYIRVRTRDLEKMSFPEEWNFDRVTKDVVLRPSSGDEGTKSSVPKSGKDKKRKVISQSYDPKPKTRRVRRKAIALPIDSIQRLREEEEEEEEEEEEEEEEEEDDASALVIRYTKAIEVTRAPELKAALRSIKQKGSTQAKRIEELEARLAEAKAEVESSKVMADKSIVVYQADAEAAQMEAREAADTIDTRAQWVAELAKCRSRRETLEEIHARGFDLIKEMKKDKELEVEAEALASDGDDDGSKSGSKDGEEPDREANAHEDDQEA; this comes from the exons ATGGGCCtttatattcgggtgaggacccgtgaccttgagaagatgtcattccccgaggaatggaatttcgacc gtgtaaccaaggatgtcgttttgaggccttcgagcggtgacgAAGGAACCAAGTCCTCGGTCCCGAAATCGGGGAAAGATAAGAAACGAAAAGTTATCTCTCAATCATatgaccccaagcccaaaactcgaagggtgaggaggaaggcaattgcCCTTCCGATTGACTCgatccaacgactgagagaagaagaagaagaagaagaagaagaagaagaagaagaagaagaagaagaagaagacgatgcctcggctttggtgatccgatatacgaaagctatcgaggtcacCAGAGCTCCTGAGCTGAAGGCGGCT CTTCGAAGCATCAAGCAAAAGGGTTCGActcaagctaagaggatcgaggagcttgaagcaCGGCTTGCTGAGGcaaaggcggaggttgagtcatcgaaagtcaTGGCAGATAAGTCCATTGTCGTGTATCaggctgatgctgaggctgctcagatggaggcacgagaggcggcAGATACTATCGACACTCGAGCACaatgggttgccgaacttgctaaatgtaggtctcggagggagaccctcgaggagatacacgctagAGGTTTCGACCTTATTAAAGAGATGAAGAAGGATAAAGAGCTCGAAgttgaagctgaagccttggcttctgatggcgatgatgacggtagcaagagcggatccaAGGACGGGGAAGAGCCTGATAGAGAAGCAAACGCCCAtgaggatgaccaggaagcttag